A section of the Bombus terrestris chromosome 2, iyBomTerr1.2, whole genome shotgun sequence genome encodes:
- the LOC100650430 gene encoding zinc finger MYM-type protein 3 isoform X3, with translation MDSNIGMELSTNQTQKDSDTENETKSKDMNESNKRTDITINEEQRLVISKEDENFVDQNEGNNKIKKKKINMVDEIEKNLSDENSKSIQLSTTISCQENLSTTKSCQQNISGEDCNDTQSLTLHESTTKNISQEKGSIELMISNTIDKDDIDKLSDNINVVECTKSKKSLRDISEEVENVNIDGSCDLHLAEKEIVENVLEDSQINKQFAVNEKNNSDNKKTDSMETSESNDRNVTEKNIIEPENTEFVQFSQEKHGDAQIESQSMDAEDPFGGDSLTTENIESMDTDDLTETNIGFSKLCNQTNNLPAIVNNEESSFSNNKNKKDDNNGANKDSSIDILRSPNVTLDLQDTSKNGNENSVQSECNENLHINSTEKCDNQTKKSVDEITPMDTEEEQSNVLPGQDDELCIIPDSMKVIIPEQTEKSNSSNKESIHKDNHKQNEIKQTCENSGPNNDENKDLHQSLKEQNTINESIVTDAKNIRTETDSSNKITDITTDVINIDEESKNSEIEEITTKEICKQCNEEKSCKIKVKIGFDTYNVCSKTCKALFKVANNKAMDIPSDGVNSKREKRCANCLLIVEPNDERNLSWETMEFCNEECLGKFQTKYGSYCRNCNGSVQAVSLGKYCVRFGYDVRQFCCSTCLEEFKKGLKVCSYCQKDISSSAEGFLAPVGDKGQFKDFCTQDCMEKYSKMSSVEPPNIEKKCCSVCQEEKIVHCEVQIDRSDPVAICSEPCFAAFKFVKKVDPDQCSTCKKFFELPNKKSSVVFYENEAHTFCSKTCLNVFIITNRKIVPCNWCKVKKYNFDMIKKELKTCQVMMMCSLNCLTLYQVSINAVSAKRINCDFCKEFSQAQYHLTMSDATIRNFCSYHCVMNFQAQYTKSPITIPTGDDPVPTGMPKRTLPQRNTNSNNQKVNDIQNKKNMPVISSVTSLATIGNGQSSPTTQQNSVNNMLVPSVAISQNQTQQVIYKQHIITRPPSPVQIHNKTTQCKPVMHTKGVSVRPHPCTKASQTDGIHQAVVPIPVPIYVPFPMHMYTMPFPVPLPFPLPIPVPIFIPTTRNSAKGIFKEIKRIQEKIPADPFEAELLMMAEMVATEKKANETDSDSTDDRDEDTGDRDHSHSGVFSPEGVDSSNTFGDDMLQMALKMATGELDEPAVDLEAALTPNTITATQAPTQSDTTIENDVQSERLIVPSRGRKRMVPYKPRSTPNKRGRRVSGTNDMPLMPPPEPQPPPQPRIIEPIEKPDANMALKYTFGVNAWRQWVVTKNAELEKQSTPIRKMKLFKTDLLQLTADELNYSLCLFVKEVKKPNGAEYAPDTIYYLCLGIQQYLFENNRIDNIFTDSYYERFTDCLNEVAKKFSVLYNDAQYIVTRVEEEHLWECKQLGAHSPHVLLNTLMFFNTKHFNLVTVEEHMQLSFSHIMKHWKRNPAAQLTTGAGKVPGSRNVLLRFYPPQSALEGNSRKKKVYEQQENEENPLRCPVKLYEFYLSKCPESVKTRNDVFYLLPERSCVPDSPVWYSTSPLAKEHLIKMLYRIKMVKEINVALLTS, from the exons atgGATTCTAATATTGGTATGGAGTTATCAACTAATCAAACTCAAAAGGATTCAGACacagaaaatgaaacaaaaagtaAAGATATGAACGAATCTAATAAAAGAACAGATATTACTATAAATGAAGAACAGAGATTAGTAATCTCgaaagaagatgaaaatttTGTTGATCAAAATGAAGGCAAtaataagattaaaaaaaaaaaaataaatatggtagatgaaatagaaaaaaatttatctgatgaaaattcAAAAAGTATTCAATTATCAACCACTATATCATGTCAAGAGAATTTGTCAACTACTAAGTCATGTCAACAAAATATTTCTGGAGAAG ATTGTAATGACACACAATCATTGACTTTACATGAAAgtactacaaaaaatatttcacaggAAAAAGGTTCAATAGAATTAATGATATCCAATACTATTGACAAAGATGACATAGATAAATTATCAGATAATATCAATGTAGTAGAATGTACAAAATCTAAAAAAAGTTTAAGAGATATATCAGAAGAAGTGGAAAATGTCAATATAGATGGTTCATGTGATTTGCACTTAgcagaaaaagaaattgttgaaaatgtttTAGAAGATTCTcaaataaacaaacaatttgcagttaatgaaaaaaataattcagatAATAAAAAGACTGACTCAATGGAGACATCAGAGAGTAATGATAGAAATGTGACAGAAAAAAACATTATAGAACCAGAAAATACTGAATTTGTGCAGTTTTCTCAAGAGAAACATGGAGATGCACAAATTGAAAGTCAATCTATGGATGCTGAAGATCCTTTTGGTGGAGATAGTCTTACAACAGAAAATATTGAATCTATGGATACTGACGACCTTACTGAAACTAATATAGGATTTTCTAAATTGTGCAACCAAACTAATAATTTACCAGCTATTGTAAATAATGAAGAAAGCAgttttagtaataataaaaacaaaaaggaTGACAATAATGGAGCAAATAAAGATAGTTCCATTGATATTTTACGTTCTCCAAATGTTACATTGGACTTACAAGATACTAGTAAAAATGGTAATGAAAATTCAGTTCAATCAGAATGCAATGAAAATCTACATATAAATTCCACTGAAAAGTGTGATAATCAAACAAAGAAATCTGTCGATGAAATAACACCAATGGATACTGAAGAAGAACAATCTAATGTTTTACCAGGACAAGATGATGAATTATGTATTATCCCAGATAGTATGAAAGTCATAATTCCTGAGCAAACAGAAAAATCAAACTCTAGTAATAAAGAATCAATACATAAAGATAACcataaacaaaatgaaattaagCAAACATGTGAAAATTCCGGACCAAATAATGATGAAAACAAAGACTTACATCAAAGCCTGAAGGAACAAAATACCATAAATGAATCTATTGTAACAGATGCAAAAAATATCAGGACAGAAACAGATTCAAGTAATAAAATCACAGATATTACTACAGATGTTATTAACATTGATGAAGAGTCAAAAAATTCCGAAATTGAAGAAATCACAACTAAAGAAATTTGTAAACAATGCAACGAAGAAAAATCGtgtaaaattaaagtaaaaattgGTTTTGATACTTACAATGTATGTTCGAAAACCTGTAAAGCATTATTCAAAGTTGCTAATAATAAAGCGATGGATATACCAAGTGATGGAGTTAATTCTAAGAGAGAGAAACGTTGTGCAAACTGTTTGCTAATTGTTGAACCTAACGATGAACGTAATCTTTCTTGGGAAACAATGGAGTTCTGTAATGAGGAGTGTCTAGgcaaatttcaaacaaaatatggAAGTTATTGCAGAAATTGCAATGGTTCAGTACAAGCAGTAAGTTTAGGAAAATATTGTGTACGATTTGGTTATGATGTTAGACAATTTTGTTGTTCCACATGTTTGGAAGAATTCAAAAAGGGCCTAAAAGTATGCAGTTATTGTCAAAAAGATATAAGCTCTAGTGCAGAAGGTTTTCTTGCACCAGTTGGTGATAAAGGACAATTTAAGGATTTCTGTACTCAAGATtgtatggaaaaatattcaaaaatgagCTCTGTTGAACCTCCAAACATAGAAAAAAAATGCTGCAGCGTTTGCCAAGAA gaaaaaattgttcattGTGAGGTTCAAATAGATAGATCTGATCCAGTAGCTATATGTAGTGAACCATGTTTTGCAGCATTCAAATTTGTGAAAAAGGTTGATCCTGACCAGTGTTCTACCTGcaaaaaattttttgagttaCCTAACAAAAAAAGTTCTGTTGTGTTTTATGAGAATGAAGCTCATACGTTTTGTTCTAAAACTTgtttaaatgtatttattattaccaaTAGGAAAATTGTTCCTTGTAATTGGtgcaaagtaaaaaaatataattttgacatGATTAAAAAGGAACTAAAAACGTGTCAAGTAATGATGATGTGCAGTTTAAATTGCTTAACATTATATCAG gTTTCTATCAATGCAGTTTCAGCAAAACGAATAAACTGTGACTTTTGTAAAGAATTTTCACAAGCACAATATCATTTAACAATGTCAGatgcaacgatacgaaattTTTGTTCTTATCATTGTGTAATGAATTTTCAAGCTCAGTATACTAAATCTCCGATTACGATACCGACTGGCGATGATCCTGTACCTACTGGCATGCCCAAAAGAACGTTACCTCAAAGAAACACAAATTCCAATAATCAAAAAGTTAATGAtatacaaaacaaaaagaatatgCCTGTAATTTCTTCCGTGACAAGTTTAGCCACAATTGGAAATGGTCAATCCAGTCCAACAACTCAACAAAACAGTGTAAATAACATGTTAGTACCTTCAGTTGCTATCAGCCAAAATCAAACACAGCAAGTAATTTATAAacaacatattataacaagacCACCAAGTCCAGTCCAAATTCACAATAAAACAACTCAGTGTAAACCTGTGATGCACACAAAAGGAGTTTCAGTACGTCCACATCCTTGTACAAAAGCTTCACAGACGGATGGGATTCATCAAGCAGTTGTACCGATACCAGTTCCAATTTATGTTCCATTTCCAATGCATATGTATACTATGCCTTTTCCAGTTCCATTACCTTTTCCATTACCAATTCCTGTTCCTATCTTTATACCTACAACAAGAAATAGTGCTAaaggaatatttaaagaaatcaaAAGAATACAGGAAAAAATACCAGCAGATCCTTTTGAAGCTGAACTTCTTATGATGGCAGAGATGGTTGCGACAGAGAAAAAAGCTAATGAGACTGATTCGGATTCTACAGATGATAG AGATGAAGATACTGGCGACCGTGATCATTCACATAGTGGAGTTTTCAGTCCAGAAGGTGTTGATTCTAGTAATACATTTGGTGATGACATGTTACAAATGGCTTTGAAAATGGCAACTGGAGAATTGGATGAGCCAGCTGTTGACTTAGAAGCTGCTTTAACTCCAAATACTATTACTGCTACACAAGCACCAACACAATCTGACACAACTATAGAAAATGATG tTCAATCGGAACGGCTTATTGTTCCCTCTCGGGGAAGAAAACGAATGGTTCCATATAAACCACGATCTACGCCAAATAAACGAGGAAGGCGCGTATCTGGCACAAATGATATGCCTTTGATGCCACCCCCGGAACCTCAACCTCCACCTCAACCGAGAATAATAGAACCCATAGAAAAACCAGATGCTAATATGGCTCTCAAATATACCTTTGGAGTAAATGCTTGGAGACAATGG gtAGTTACAAAAAATGCTGAATTAGAAAAACAAAGTACACcaattagaaaaatgaaattatttaaaacagatCTTTTGCAACTCACAGCTGAcgaattaaattattcattatgCCTTTTTGTGAAAGAAGTTAAAAAACCAAATGGAGCAGAATATGCTCCTGATACAATATATTATCTCTGTTTAG gAATTCAAcagtatttatttgaaaataatagaatagaCAATATTTTCACAGATTCATATTACGAAAGATTTACTGATTGTTTAAATGAAGTTGCAAAGAAATTTTCTGTTCTTTATAATGATGCAC AATATATTGTAACAAGAGTTGAAGAAGAACATTTATGGGAATGTAAGCAATTAGGTGCTCATTCTCCTCATGTCCTTTTAAATACTCTAATGTTCTTTAACACTAAACATTTTAATCTTGTA ACAGTAGAAGAACATATGCAATTATCATTTTCTCACATCATGAAACATTGGAAACGTAATCCAGCTGCACAACTTACTACAGGAGCAGGAAAAGTTCCAGGTTCCAGAAACGTTCTTCTTCGTTTCTATCCACCACAATCAGCATTGG AAGGTAATTCACGTAAAAAGAAAGTATATGAGCAAcaggaaaatgaagaaaatccaTTAAGATGTCCAGTCAAATTATATGAGTTTTACTTGTCTAAATG TCCAGAAAGTGTTAAGACTCGGAACGATGTATTCTATTTATTGCCAGAAAGAAGTTGTGTACCGGACAGTCCAGTATGGTATTCAACATCTCCATTGGCTAAGGAACATCTCATaaaaatgttatatcgcattaaaATGGTTAAAGAAATCAATGTGGCATTATTAACTAGTTAA